Genomic segment of Streptomyces sp. NA02950:
TGATCCGGCTCGCCGCGGGGCCGCTGGGCGAGCGGTACGAGGGCGCGTCCCGCCCCGGCCACTTCGACGGGATGCTGACCGTCGTCGCCAAGCTGCTCCATCTCACCCGCCCGGATGTGGCGTTCTTCGGCGAGAAGGACGCACAGCAGCTCGCGCTGATCCGCCGGATGGTGGACGATCTCAACTTCCCGGTCGAGGTGGTCGGTGTGCCGACCGTCCGGGAGGCCGACGGCCTCGCCCTCTCCAGCCGCAACCGCTACCTCTCGGCGGAGGAGCGGCGCACCGCGCTGGCTCTGTCGCGGGCGCTGTTCGCCGGGCGGGACGCGGGTGTGCCGGCGGCGGGCCGCGGCGCGGGCGCCGAGGCGCCGGCCACCGAAGCTCCGGCGGCCGACGGCGCGCAGGACTGTCCGCCGACGCCGGATGCGCCGGGCGCTCCGCGGCGGCCGCGCGGGCCGTGGGCACCCGGGCGGTCCGTTGCCCCCGCGTACGCGGGCGTGCCGGACGGGCTCACGGCTGTCACCTCGCCCGCGGCGGTGCGGGCCGCGGCGCGCGCGGTGCTCGACGAGGCGAGCGGCTTCGAACCGCCCCTCGTGCTCGACTACGTCGGGCTCATCGACCCGGTGGACTTCTCCGAGGTCCCCGACGACCACACCGGCGAAGCGGTCCTGGCCGTCGCCGCCAGGATCGGCACCACCCGTCTGATCGACAACATCCGCCTGTGGTTCGGAGCCGCCCGATGAGGCGGCGGCTCGGGGGATGCGTACCGAACGACCCAGCGAGGCAAGCCTGATGATGTGCCCGATGTCCCCTCCGCCCGCTGTCTGCCCGAGTCCGCCCGGTGTGTGCCCGGGCGGAGTCCTCGCGGCCCCATGGAGCGCCCGATGACGCCCGATGCCATACGACACGACGAGCCGCCGCGGCCCGGCGCCCCCGCCCCCGCGTCCGTCGCCGCACTGCGCGCCCCCGCCCCCGGCTGGGCCACCGAGGCCGATGTGGTGGTGGTCGGCTCCGGGGTCGCCGGGCTGACCGTCGCACTGCGCTGCGCCGCCGCCGGGGCGAAGGTCACCGTGGTCACCAAGGCCCGGCTCGACGACGGCTCCACCCGCTGGGCCCAGGGAGGCATAGCGGCGGCGCTGGGCGAGGGGGACACCCCCGAGCAGCACCTCGACGACACCCTCGTCGCGGGCGCCGGGCTCTGCGACGAGCAGGCGGTCCGGGCCCTGGTCACCGAGGGCCCCGACGCGGTGCGCCGGCTCATCGCCACCGGCGCCCGCTTCGACGCCGACGAGAGCACCGGCGAGATCCTGCTGACCCGCGAGGGCGGCCACCACCGCTCCCGGATCGCCCACGCGGGCGGCGACGCGACCGGTGCGGAGATCTCCCGGGCCCTGGTCGACGCGGTGCGCGCGGCGGGGATCGACACCGTCGAGAACGCCCTGGTGCTGGATCTGCTGAAGGACGCGTCCGGCCGGGCGTCCGGTGTCACCCTGCATGTCATGGGCGAGGGCCAGCGGGACGGCGTGGGCGCGGTGCGCGCGGCCGCGGTCGTCCTCGCGACCGGCGGGATGGGCCAGGTCTTCGCCGCGACCACCAACCCGGCGGTGTCCACCGGCGACGGGGTGGCGCTGGCGCTGCGGGCCGGGGCGGAGATCTCCGACCTGGAGTTCGTGCAGTTCCACCCCACGGTGCTGTGGCTGGGCCCGGAGGCCGAGGGCCAGCAGCCGCTGGTCTCGGAGGCGGTGCGGGGCGAGGGCGCGCATCTCGTCGACGCCGACGGGGTGCGCTTCATGCGCGGTCAGCACGAGCTGGCCGAGCTGGCCCCGCGCGACATCGTGGCCAAGGGCATTCTGCGGCGCATGCTCGAGCAGGGCGCCGAGCACATGTACCTGGACGCCCGCCACTTCGGGGCGCGGATGTGGGAGCGGCGCTTCCCGACCATCCTCGCCGCCTGCCGCGCGCACGGCATCGACCCGTTGACCGAGCCCATTCCGGTCGCCCCCGCCGCGCACTACGCGAGCGGCGGCGTGCGCACCGATCTGCGCGGGCGCACCTCGGTACCGGGGCTCTACGCCTGCGGTGAAGTCGCCTGCACCGGAGTGCACGGCGCGAACCGGCTGGCCTCCAACTCCCTGCTGGAGGGCCTGGTCTTCGCCGAGCGCATCGCGGCGGACATCACCGCCGTACCGGCCGCGCCACCCGAGCCGACCGTGTCCGGGCCGCACGCCTCCGCGCGGCCGGCCGCGGACACCGCCTCGCCGCTGCTGCCCTCCGAGGCGCGGTACGCGATTCAGCGGATCATGACCACCGGGGCCGGGGTGATCCGTTCCGCCGAGAGTCTGGCCCGTGCCGCCGAGCGGCTGGACCGGATCCGGGACGAGGCCGCGGACGAGCTGCGGCGCGACGGCAAGACGGCCGAGCCCGGCGTCGAGACCTGGGAGGCCACCAACCTCCTCCTCGTCGCCCGGGTACTCGTCGCCGCCGCCCTGCGCCGGGAGGAGACCCGCGGCTGCCACTGGCGTGAGGACCGGCCCGAGCGGGACGACGTCGCCTGGCGCCGCCATCTGCTGGTCACCCTGCGGCCCGGCGGCTCCCTCGACGTCCGTACGACGGACTCCGCGTCGTTCCCCGTTCCCGCCCGCCCCGCGGTCGCCCCACCCACCCCTCGAACCGAGACGGAGTCCCAGCCGTGAGCAGCACCTCCGACGACCGCCGACAGCCAGTGCCCCTCCCGCCGCTACCGCTCCACCTGGCCAACGAGGACGCGGCCGGCTGCGGTGACGCGTGCGGCTGTGACGGTGCCACCGCCGAGCGCGACGGGCTGGGCCCGATGGAGTGCGGCCTCGACCCCGATCTCACCGCGCTGCTGAGCCTCGCCGGGCTCGACCCGGTCCAGGTCGAGGACATCGCCCATATGGCCATCGAGGAGGACCTCGACCAGGGCGTGGACGTGACGACCGTGGCCACCATCCCCGAGGACGCCGTCGCCACCGGTGACTTCACCGCCCGGGAGGCGGGCACCGTCGCCGGGCTGCGGATCGCCGAGGCGATCCTCTCGGTCGTCTGCACCGACGCGTTCGAGGTCGAGCGGCACGTCGAGGACGGCGACCGGGTCGAGGCCGGGCAGAAGCTGCTGAGCGTGCGCACCCGTACCCGCGATCTGCTCACCGGCGAGCGCAGCGCGCTCAACCTGCTGTGCCGTCTGTCCGGTGTCGCGACCGCGACCCGCGCCTGGGCGGACGCCCTGGAGGGTACGGAGACGAAGGTGCGCGACACCCGCAAGACCACGCCGGGGCTGCGCGCGCTGGAGAAGTACGCGGTGCGCTGCGGCGGCGGGGTCAACCACCGTATGTCGCTGTCGGACGCGGCGCTGGTCAAGGACAACCACGTGGTCGCCGCCGGTGGGGTGGCGCAGGCGTTCACCGCGGTGCGCACCGAGTTCCCGGAGCTGCCGATCGAGGTGGAGGTCGACACCCTCGACCAGATCCCGCCGGTCCTCGACGCGGGCGCGGATCTGATCCTGCT
This window contains:
- the panC gene encoding pantoate--beta-alanine ligase; this encodes MAGRTAVVMTMGALHDGHASLIRAARARVGSKGLVTVTVFVNPLQFGAGEDLDRYPRTLDADLEVAAAAGADIVFAPRLDEVYPGGEPLIRLAAGPLGERYEGASRPGHFDGMLTVVAKLLHLTRPDVAFFGEKDAQQLALIRRMVDDLNFPVEVVGVPTVREADGLALSSRNRYLSAEERRTALALSRALFAGRDAGVPAAGRGAGAEAPATEAPAADGAQDCPPTPDAPGAPRRPRGPWAPGRSVAPAYAGVPDGLTAVTSPAAVRAAARAVLDEASGFEPPLVLDYVGLIDPVDFSEVPDDHTGEAVLAVAARIGTTRLIDNIRLWFGAAR
- a CDS encoding L-aspartate oxidase — protein: MTPDAIRHDEPPRPGAPAPASVAALRAPAPGWATEADVVVVGSGVAGLTVALRCAAAGAKVTVVTKARLDDGSTRWAQGGIAAALGEGDTPEQHLDDTLVAGAGLCDEQAVRALVTEGPDAVRRLIATGARFDADESTGEILLTREGGHHRSRIAHAGGDATGAEISRALVDAVRAAGIDTVENALVLDLLKDASGRASGVTLHVMGEGQRDGVGAVRAAAVVLATGGMGQVFAATTNPAVSTGDGVALALRAGAEISDLEFVQFHPTVLWLGPEAEGQQPLVSEAVRGEGAHLVDADGVRFMRGQHELAELAPRDIVAKGILRRMLEQGAEHMYLDARHFGARMWERRFPTILAACRAHGIDPLTEPIPVAPAAHYASGGVRTDLRGRTSVPGLYACGEVACTGVHGANRLASNSLLEGLVFAERIAADITAVPAAPPEPTVSGPHASARPAADTASPLLPSEARYAIQRIMTTGAGVIRSAESLARAAERLDRIRDEAADELRRDGKTAEPGVETWEATNLLLVARVLVAAALRREETRGCHWREDRPERDDVAWRRHLLVTLRPGGSLDVRTTDSASFPVPARPAVAPPTPRTETESQP
- the nadC gene encoding carboxylating nicotinate-nucleotide diphosphorylase, giving the protein MPLPPLPLHLANEDAAGCGDACGCDGATAERDGLGPMECGLDPDLTALLSLAGLDPVQVEDIAHMAIEEDLDQGVDVTTVATIPEDAVATGDFTAREAGTVAGLRIAEAILSVVCTDAFEVERHVEDGDRVEAGQKLLSVRTRTRDLLTGERSALNLLCRLSGVATATRAWADALEGTETKVRDTRKTTPGLRALEKYAVRCGGGVNHRMSLSDAALVKDNHVVAAGGVAQAFTAVRTEFPELPIEVEVDTLDQIPPVLDAGADLILLDNFTPEQTRQAVELVAGRAALESSGRLTLANARTYAETGVDYLAVGALTHSSPILDIGLDLREAEVH